The following coding sequences are from one Dermacentor andersoni chromosome 5, qqDerAnde1_hic_scaffold, whole genome shotgun sequence window:
- the LOC129385019 gene encoding uncharacterized protein: MPKNQNTLACYLDKKTRRTQDVHFSAPSQLPKVTQTQATSGTRLYHCSAAEIAFTSGFATAVSQHVGDNAYEIIGPDHESPQGANNISVAEVSPIPLGSYHDR; the protein is encoded by the exons atgccaaaaaatcaaaatacattggcatgttatttggacaagaaaacta ggagaacccaggacgtgcatttctcagcacccagtcaactgccaaaagtgactcaaacacaggccacca gtggaactcggctgtaccactgcagtgctgcggaaattgccttcaccagcggctttgcaacagctgtttcgcagcatgtcg gagacaatgcctacgaaattattggccctgatcatgagagccctcaaggggcaaacaacatctctgttgcagaagtgagcccgataccacttggaagttaccatgacagatga